From Granulimonas faecalis:
GCGCTCTTCCTGGCCGTGATCGCGGTCGCCCCATCGATCCTGTTCACGTTCACGTCGAACACCCTCATCCAGGCCTTCGGCGGCACCTCCATCCTCATCATGGTGGGCGTCGCCCTCGACACCCTCACCCAGGTGGAGAGCCAGCTGAAGACCCACGACTACGAGGGCCTGTTCATCCGCTAGATGCCACATCCCGGCGCCGGAGCGCCCCAACGTAAGGAGACACCATGAACATCGTTCTTCTCGGGGCGCCCGGCGCCGGCAAGGGCACCCAGGCCCAGAAGCTCGTGGAGGAGTTCGGCTTCGACCACATCTCCACAGGCGACCTGCTCCGCGCCGCCGTCAAGGCCGGCACGGAGCTCGGCAAGGAGGCCAAGGGCTACATGGACGCCGGCAAGCTCGTGCCGGACTCCGTGGTCATCGGCCTCGTCAAGGAGCGCCTGGGCATGCCCGAGGCCGCCGCGGGCTTCATCCTCGACGGCTTTCCACGCAACACCTCCCAGGCCGAGTCCCTCGACGCGGAGCTCGCCGGGATGGGCGTCAGCCTCGACGCCGCACTCCTCGTCTCCGTGGAGCCCGAGGTCATCGTGGAGCGCCTGAGCTCGAGGCGTACCTGCCGCACCTGCGGTTACACCGGCACCGCCGCGGACGAGACCTGCCCGCGCGACGGCGGCGAGATGTACCAGCGCGACGACGACGAGCCCGAGACCATCAAGCAGCGCCTCGACGTCTACGAGGAGTCAACGGCACCGCTCGTGGGCTACTACCGCGACAAGGGCCTGCTGCGCGAGGTGGACGGCGACCGCTCCCAGGACGAGGTCTACGCTGACGTCAAGACCCTCCTGGGCCTGTAAAGGACGCTGATCCCCCATGATCAAGATCAAGCGCCCCGAAGAGATCGAGCAGATGAAGAACGCGGGCGCCCTCTCCAAGACGGCGCTCCGCCGCGTGGGCGCGCGCATCGTGCCCGGCGTCTCCACGCTCGAGCTCGACCGCGTGGCCGAGGGCATCATCCGCATGCACGGCGGCGTGCCCGCGTTCAAGGGTTACGGCGGCTTCCCGGCCTCCATCTGCTGCTCCATCAACGACGAGATCGTCCACGGCATCCCGTCCGCGGACGTGATCCTCAAGGACGGCGACATCGTGTCCATCGACACCGGCGCCGTCCTCAACGGCTGGGTGGGGGACAACGCCTGGACGTTCTACTGCGGCACGCCCACCCCCTCCCACAAGGAGCTCTGCGAGGTCACCCGCGACTGCCTCAAGCTCGCCATCAAGCAGGCCGTCCCGGGCAACCGCCTCGGCGACATCGGCCACGCCGTGCAGGAGCACGCCGAGCGCCACGGCTTCGGGGTCATCCGCGACTACGTGGGCCACGGCGTGGGCCACGAGATGCACGAGGAGCCGAGCGTCCCCAACTACGGGCACCACGGCCGGGGCGTGAAGCTCCAGGCCGGCATGGTCATCGCCATCGAGCCCATGATCGTGGAGCGCGACTACGCCTCCCGCGTCATGGCCAACCGGTGGACCGTCGTCACCGCCGACGGCGGCTGCGCGGCCCACTACGAGAACACCGTGGCCATCACCGAGGACGGCCCGGTCATCCTCACCGAGGACGACCAGGGTCCCTGGTGCCCGATGGAGGGCGGCCAGAACTGACGCCAAGCGTGGTCATCCTGTGTGCAGGACCGCCGTCACGGGGTCCTGCTCCGTCGTGCTCGTGGACGGGTGGGGGACCATCGGATACACTGGAAAATCGCCGTAACGTGTGGAGAAAGGTTGCCACGTGAGTAAACAGGACGCGATCGAGCTCGAGGGCAAGGTCATCGAGCCCCTGCCCAATGCCATGTTCAACGTCGAGCTTGAGAACGGTCACACCATCCTGTGCACGATCTCCGGCAAGATCCGGATGAACTACATCCGCATCCTCCCGGGCGACCGTGTGGTCGTAGAGATCTCCCCCTACGACCTCACCCGCGGGCGCATCACCTACCGCTACAAATAGGAGGGCGACGCCCTCGCATTCCAACCGCAGAAACTTACGCCAGCGGCTGGGCGAAGATATAGCAAGCGCAACTTGAAAGGATGACAGATGAAGGTACGTCCTTCCGTCAAGAAGATGTGCGACAAGTGCAAGATCATCAGGCGCCACGGCAAGGTCCTCGTCATCTGCGAGAACCCCCGTCACAAGCAGCGCCAGGGTTAAAGAATCGAGAGGAGCTTCAAGTTGGCCCGTATCAACGGCGTCGACCTCCCGCGCGAGAAGCGCGTGGAGATCGGTCTTACCTATATCTACGGCATCGGCCGCACCACCGCTGAGAAGATCTGCGCCGCCACCGGCGTGAATCCCGACACCCGCGTCCGCGACCTCACCGAGGACGAGGTCTCCAAGATGCGCGACTACATCGACCAGAACCTCACGGTCGAGGGCGACCTCCGTCGCGAGACCCGCACCAACATCGCCCGCCTGATGGAGATCGGCTGCTACCGCGGCCTCCGTCACCGCAAGGGCCTGCCCGTCCGCGGCCAGCGCACCCACACCAACGCTCGCACCCGCAAGGGCAAGAAGCGTCAGATCGGTGCCAAGAAGAGGGGCTAAGGGAGAGACATGGCTCAGAAGAAGAACGTGAAGCAGACGCGTATCCGTCGTGCCGAGCGCAAGAACATCGCTGTGGGCCAGGCCCACATCAAGAGCACCTTCAACAACACGATCATCAGCATCACCGACCCCCAGGGCAACGTGATCGCCTGGCAGTCCGCCGGCACCGTGGGCTTCAAGGGCTCCCGCAAGTCGACCCCCTTCGCCGCCCAGATGGCCGCCGAGGCCTGCGCCAAGACGGCCATGGAGCACGGCATGCACAAGGTCGCCGTGTTCACCAAGGGCCCCGGCTCCGGCCGCGAGACCGCCATCCGCTCCCTCCAGGCCGCCGGCCTCGAGGTCTCGAGCATCCAGGACAAGACCCCCATCCCGCACAACGGTTGCCGTCCGTGCAAGCGTCGTCGCATGTAATCAGGATCAGGAAGGAATACAAGCATGGCAGTTGATAGGACTCCTGTCCTGAAGCGGTGCAGGGCTCTCGACATCGACCCCATTGTCATGGGCATCAACAAGAAGTCCAACCGTCAGCCCAAGCGTCAGCGTCGCCAGGAGAGCGAGTACGGCCGTCAGCTCCGCGAGAAGCAGAAGGCCAAGTTCATCTACGGCGTCCTCGAGAAGCAGTTCCACGGCTACTACGAGCAGGCCCTCAAGGTCGAGGGCATCACGGGCGACAACCTGATGTCGATCCTGGAGACCCGCCTCGACAACGTCGTCTTCCGCCTCGGCTTCGCCCGCACCCGCAAGGAGGCCCGCCAGACCGTCCGCCACGGCCACATCCAGGTGAACGGCCACCGCGTGGACATCCCCTCCTACCGCGTGAAGGGCGGCGACGTCGTGTCCGTCGCCCCCAAGTACTCCGACCTCCTTCCCATCAAGGAGGCCATCATCGCCTCCGAGCACATGGCTGTCCCGT
This genomic window contains:
- a CDS encoding adenylate kinase — protein: MNIVLLGAPGAGKGTQAQKLVEEFGFDHISTGDLLRAAVKAGTELGKEAKGYMDAGKLVPDSVVIGLVKERLGMPEAAAGFILDGFPRNTSQAESLDAELAGMGVSLDAALLVSVEPEVIVERLSSRRTCRTCGYTGTAADETCPRDGGEMYQRDDDEPETIKQRLDVYEESTAPLVGYYRDKGLLREVDGDRSQDEVYADVKTLLGL
- the rpmJ gene encoding 50S ribosomal protein L36, producing the protein MKVRPSVKKMCDKCKIIRRHGKVLVICENPRHKQRQG
- the rpsM gene encoding 30S ribosomal protein S13: MARINGVDLPREKRVEIGLTYIYGIGRTTAEKICAATGVNPDTRVRDLTEDEVSKMRDYIDQNLTVEGDLRRETRTNIARLMEIGCYRGLRHRKGLPVRGQRTHTNARTRKGKKRQIGAKKRG
- the map gene encoding type I methionyl aminopeptidase, giving the protein MIKIKRPEEIEQMKNAGALSKTALRRVGARIVPGVSTLELDRVAEGIIRMHGGVPAFKGYGGFPASICCSINDEIVHGIPSADVILKDGDIVSIDTGAVLNGWVGDNAWTFYCGTPTPSHKELCEVTRDCLKLAIKQAVPGNRLGDIGHAVQEHAERHGFGVIRDYVGHGVGHEMHEEPSVPNYGHHGRGVKLQAGMVIAIEPMIVERDYASRVMANRWTVVTADGGCAAHYENTVAITEDGPVILTEDDQGPWCPMEGGQN
- the rpsD gene encoding 30S ribosomal protein S4, giving the protein MAVDRTPVLKRCRALDIDPIVMGINKKSNRQPKRQRRQESEYGRQLREKQKAKFIYGVLEKQFHGYYEQALKVEGITGDNLMSILETRLDNVVFRLGFARTRKEARQTVRHGHIQVNGHRVDIPSYRVKGGDVVSVAPKYSDLLPIKEAIIASEHMAVPSWLEVDIEKLSGKVLQVPSRDQIDLDINAQLIVELYSK
- the rpsK gene encoding 30S ribosomal protein S11, whose protein sequence is MAQKKNVKQTRIRRAERKNIAVGQAHIKSTFNNTIISITDPQGNVIAWQSAGTVGFKGSRKSTPFAAQMAAEACAKTAMEHGMHKVAVFTKGPGSGRETAIRSLQAAGLEVSSIQDKTPIPHNGCRPCKRRRM
- the infA gene encoding translation initiation factor IF-1, translating into MSKQDAIELEGKVIEPLPNAMFNVELENGHTILCTISGKIRMNYIRILPGDRVVVEISPYDLTRGRITYRYK